The DNA window CTTATCGTTGCCTACTGCGGCGGCGGCAAAAGGAGCATGGAGGCCGGCATGGATGATATCCACAATCATCTCATCTGAAGGGATATCCTGTTTAAATCTCCGATGAGTCCGTCGTTCCAACAGAATCCTGTCGAGAACATCATTGCTCGTTTCGTTGTTCATAACGATCAGAGTACTATCATTTCTTTTATAGTGTGTAGTGTTGAGCGCACCGTCCTTGCTCTAAGGGAAATGGACTCTCTTCCGGCCGGCAGTTTCTTTCAACCTCTTCACTACTCTGCTTCTATCGGATTGGTGATGAGCGATGAATATTGAGGAATGTCTCGCTATTCTTTTAAGAGCCCTCCCCTCTCGCGGCGCTCGGCCTGACGTCGGAGAGCCCTGAACTGGTCCTCTTCCGTATCGCAACAGGGGAGGCCTACGTCTGGACGATGACGACAATCTTTGAGAAGAAGCACAAAATTCGGTTTGGGGGCTGAAGTGTTCTTCAATCTGATCATGTCCAAAACCAGATGATGCTTGCCGGGGAGCTGAATCGTTTCGATGATAAAAAGATGGTCGGTTCCCTCGATCGGTTAGAACTCTCTGATCCTGGCCGACAGACCGGGCGAGTCGACCACATCCACGGTTCCATGCTCGATGTAGAATACCTCAAAGACCGGATTATCTGCCCTCTGGTAGATACTCCTCACGAGATCGTTGCCAGCGATGATCCGCTCTTTGATCGATCGGTCACCACTGAATACCACGTCACCACTGATCCGCATCGTTTTAGTCTCTTTTGAGACCGAACAGAACTCAACCGATGGATCCTCCTGTAACTGGTGGAACATATTCTTGGCGTTTGCCGTGCAGAAATACAGCCGCCCGTTCTCCTCCAGCATGAACAGGACCGGTCTGACCCGTGGCTTTCCATGATCGATGGTGGCAAGGCTTACCACTGGGTTTTCCTGGAGAAATGATACAATCTCTGAAACTGTTCCCTGTTCATCAGCCTCACTGAAGTTCCTCTGGAGTGCTGGGCTGAACATGGTGACCAATTATTAGATCTCTAATTATTATACGCTTCCTCACCGATCCCCTGAGTGAACCGTGCATACCTCGAGGTTAATAGTTCTTCAAAGAACGTTGCATCCTCATCAGAGAGGTCTCCATAGACAATCGTGTTCAACTTCTCGGAGATCTCACGAAAAGCTGGCTCTAACGTTCTCCCTGAATCAGTGAGGGTGACATAGGTGACCCGGCCATCGGTCTCACTCTTCGCCCGTTCCACATATCCGCACGCTTCGAGTTTGTTCACAAGGATCGTCACCGTCGGCCTGGTCCGGTGGATCTTCTCTGCCAGGTCGTTCATGGTGCATCGTTCTTCAAAAAAGAGGTGATAGAAAATGTCCCCATGGGACGGGACCAGCCCTTCGACCCCATGCTCTTTCAGTTCGGTGATGATGAACTGGTTCGCCTCCTCCCGAATTTTGCTGATCTGTGATACCGCGTTCCTGGTGACCATAGCAATTTTATTAGATCTCAAACTATTATCAACACATGGATGGTGTCAAGGCGGATAACTGGGCCTCTATTCCGGAGATCACACTATCTATATCGCCTGGCAAATGGTA is part of the Methanosphaerula palustris E1-9c genome and encodes:
- a CDS encoding pyridoxamine 5'-phosphate oxidase family protein translates to MFSPALQRNFSEADEQGTVSEIVSFLQENPVVSLATIDHGKPRVRPVLFMLEENGRLYFCTANAKNMFHQLQEDPSVEFCSVSKETKTMRISGDVVFSGDRSIKERIIAGNDLVRSIYQRADNPVFEVFYIEHGTVDVVDSPGLSARIREF
- a CDS encoding MarR family winged helix-turn-helix transcriptional regulator; this encodes MVTRNAVSQISKIREEANQFIITELKEHGVEGLVPSHGDIFYHLFFEERCTMNDLAEKIHRTRPTVTILVNKLEACGYVERAKSETDGRVTYVTLTDSGRTLEPAFREISEKLNTIVYGDLSDEDATFFEELLTSRYARFTQGIGEEAYNN